From a region of the Streptomyces sp. B21-083 genome:
- the acsA gene encoding acetate--CoA ligase → MHWETIRKDTTSVVPPRLADYDRACSESTWAQSRTELAGLPGGGLNMAHEAVDRHAASAHADKVALRCVARDDSVSTVTYAELARRTARFANVLRSLGVGRGDRVFTLLGRCPELYTTVLGTLKNTSVLCPLFSAFGPDPVEQRLRLGDARVLVTTAALYRRKVAEVRASVPGLEHVLIVGPGTAELPGTVSFDDLMAAAPDTFTIPPTSPDDVALLHFTSGTTGTPKGAVHVHEAVVAHYVTAAYALDLHPEDVYWCTADPGWVTGMSYGIIAPLVHGVTVVVDEGDYDARRWYRILGEQQVSVWYTAPTALRMLMRATPRQGPYDLPRSYDLSALRFIASVGEPLNPEAVLWGWDVLGLPVHDNWWQTETGCIMIANFAACEIRPGSMGRPLPGVEATVLEQGEDGRALVTDGRVTQVRSPEVEGELALRPGWPSMFRGYLHEKERYDAAFADGWYLTGDLVRRDVDGWYWFVGRADDVIKSAGHLIGPFEVESALMEHPSVAEAGAIGRPDPVAGNVVKAFVSLRPGVSPTPELERELLAFGRRKLGPAVAPREIAFDQNLPKTRSGKVMRRLLRARELGLPTGDLSTLEGSS, encoded by the coding sequence ATGCACTGGGAAACCATCCGCAAGGACACCACATCGGTCGTCCCGCCCCGTCTCGCCGACTACGACCGTGCCTGCTCGGAGTCCACCTGGGCACAGTCGCGCACCGAGCTGGCCGGGCTTCCCGGCGGCGGCCTCAACATGGCCCACGAAGCGGTCGACCGGCACGCGGCGTCCGCCCACGCGGACAAGGTCGCCCTGCGCTGCGTGGCCCGGGACGACTCCGTCTCCACCGTCACGTACGCGGAACTGGCCCGACGTACGGCGCGCTTCGCGAACGTTCTGCGGTCACTCGGCGTCGGCCGCGGCGACCGGGTGTTCACCCTGCTCGGCCGCTGCCCCGAGCTGTACACCACGGTGCTGGGCACACTGAAGAACACCAGCGTGCTCTGCCCGCTCTTCTCCGCCTTCGGCCCCGACCCGGTCGAGCAGCGCTTGCGTCTCGGGGACGCGAGGGTCCTGGTCACCACCGCGGCCCTCTACCGGCGCAAGGTCGCTGAAGTCCGGGCATCGGTCCCCGGACTTGAACACGTCCTGATCGTCGGACCCGGCACCGCGGAACTGCCCGGCACCGTCTCCTTCGACGACCTGATGGCCGCCGCCCCGGACACCTTCACCATCCCGCCGACCTCGCCCGATGACGTGGCCCTGCTGCACTTCACCAGCGGCACCACCGGCACCCCCAAGGGCGCGGTCCACGTCCACGAAGCCGTCGTCGCCCATTACGTCACCGCCGCGTACGCCCTCGACCTGCACCCCGAGGACGTGTACTGGTGCACCGCCGATCCCGGCTGGGTCACCGGCATGTCGTACGGGATCATCGCCCCGCTCGTCCACGGCGTGACGGTGGTCGTCGACGAGGGGGACTACGACGCCCGCCGTTGGTACCGGATCCTGGGCGAACAGCAGGTCAGCGTCTGGTACACCGCTCCCACGGCCCTGCGGATGCTGATGCGCGCCACACCGCGCCAGGGCCCGTACGACCTGCCGCGCTCCTACGACCTGTCCGCCCTGCGCTTCATCGCCTCCGTCGGTGAACCCCTCAACCCGGAGGCCGTCCTGTGGGGATGGGACGTGCTGGGCCTCCCGGTGCACGACAACTGGTGGCAGACGGAGACCGGCTGCATCATGATCGCGAACTTCGCGGCCTGCGAGATCCGGCCCGGATCGATGGGGCGGCCACTGCCCGGCGTCGAGGCGACCGTGCTGGAACAGGGCGAGGACGGCCGGGCCCTGGTCACCGACGGCCGGGTCACGCAGGTGCGAAGCCCCGAGGTCGAGGGCGAGTTGGCGCTGCGGCCGGGCTGGCCGTCGATGTTCCGCGGTTATCTCCACGAAAAGGAGCGCTATGACGCCGCGTTCGCGGACGGCTGGTATCTGACCGGTGACCTGGTCCGCCGGGACGTGGACGGCTGGTACTGGTTCGTGGGGCGCGCCGACGACGTCATCAAGTCGGCCGGCCATCTGATCGGCCCGTTCGAGGTGGAGAGCGCGCTGATGGAGCACCCGTCGGTGGCCGAGGCCGGGGCGATCGGACGGCCGGACCCGGTCGCCGGGAACGTCGTCAAGGCGTTCGTGTCGCTGCGCCCCGGAGTTTCGCCGACTCCGGAACTGGAGCGGGAGTTGCTCGCCTTCGGCCGCCGCAAGCTGGGGCCCGCCGTCGCACCCAGGGAGATCGCGTTCGACCAGAACCTGCCCAAGACCCGCAGCGGGAAGGTGATGCGCCGTCTGCTCCGCGCACGCGAACTCGGCCTGCCCACGGGCGACCTGTCCACCCTGGAGGGATCCTCATGA
- a CDS encoding alcohol dehydrogenase catalytic domain-containing protein: MRALVYHGPGHISWDTAPDPAMEEATDAIVRVDATTVCGTDLHILRGDLPEVKPGTVLGHEAVGEVMEVGRDVHGLRPGHEVIVSSVSACGRCQACRDTMRGQCRGGGGWILGNQINGTQAEFVRVPFADHSTHRRPPAIPLDDALLLAEVLPTAYEVGVRNGHVGPGDTVVVVGAGPVGLATVAVARLYSPRRIIAVDLSDARLEAAARVADAAEVPGKMIAELSEGPGADVAIEASGEPDGFVLCTQAVRAGGHIANIGTHGRSVTLHLESLWRKNVTISTGQVDTSSTPWLLELLRFGRLPVSQLVTDTFGLDRMEHAYEVFSQGATTGALKVVLHRE; the protein is encoded by the coding sequence GTGCGAGCGCTCGTCTATCACGGCCCGGGGCACATCTCCTGGGACACCGCCCCGGACCCTGCGATGGAGGAGGCGACCGACGCGATCGTGCGCGTCGACGCCACCACCGTCTGCGGCACTGACCTGCACATCCTGCGAGGAGACCTCCCCGAGGTGAAGCCGGGGACGGTTCTCGGTCACGAGGCCGTGGGCGAGGTCATGGAGGTCGGCCGTGATGTCCACGGGCTGCGCCCCGGCCACGAGGTGATCGTGTCGTCCGTCTCGGCCTGCGGCCGCTGCCAGGCGTGCCGGGACACCATGCGCGGGCAATGCCGCGGGGGCGGTGGCTGGATCCTGGGAAACCAGATCAACGGAACCCAGGCCGAGTTCGTGCGGGTCCCCTTCGCCGACCACTCCACTCACCGACGGCCCCCCGCGATTCCACTCGACGACGCGCTCCTGCTCGCTGAGGTCCTCCCCACCGCCTACGAGGTCGGGGTACGGAACGGACACGTCGGCCCTGGAGACACCGTCGTCGTGGTAGGCGCCGGTCCCGTCGGGCTCGCCACGGTCGCCGTCGCACGGCTCTACTCACCCCGCCGGATCATCGCGGTGGACCTGTCCGACGCCCGGCTGGAAGCCGCCGCCCGCGTGGCCGATGCCGCCGAAGTGCCGGGGAAGATGATCGCCGAGCTGTCCGAGGGGCCGGGCGCCGACGTCGCCATCGAGGCATCGGGCGAACCGGACGGCTTCGTCTTGTGCACCCAGGCCGTCCGGGCGGGAGGGCACATCGCCAACATCGGGACGCACGGCAGATCGGTCACACTGCACCTCGAGTCCCTGTGGCGGAAGAACGTGACGATCAGCACCGGCCAGGTGGACACGTCCTCCACGCCGTGGCTGCTGGAGCTGCTGAGGTTCGGACGCCTGCCCGTATCCCAGCTGGTCACCGACACCTTCGGCCTCGACCGGATGGAGCACGCCTACGAGGTGTTCTCACAGGGCGCCACCACAGGTGCCCTCAAGGTCGTGCTGCACCGGGAGTGA
- a CDS encoding bifunctional aminoglycoside phosphotransferase/ATP-binding protein, with translation MTDPGHHGPPPPRAEVCETHTAIVFFAGDRAYKVKKPVDLGFLDYTTRAARRTACEREVALNRRFAPDVYLGLGEFSSPDAEGPEPLVVMRRMAADRRLSRLVREGAVPDGVLRAVARDLAAWHADAPRGRDVDEQGTRDALSSRWEASFAQIHALADDGSVPEGMTETEQLVRRFLAGRERLFASRIEQGRVVDGHGDLLAEDIFCLDDGPRVLDCLEFDDRLRYVDGLDDAAFLAMDLEQLGAPEAAAYFLAQYSEYSGDPAPASLWHHYVAYRAFVRAKVSLIQAGQGAPGAEAASRRLVSTTLRHLRTSAVGLTVVGGMPGSGKSTLSGALADRLGVTLLSSDRVRKELAGIPAEQSAAAGYGEGLYTPEWTARTYATLLDRAAALLSAGESVVLDATWSDTAQREAARRVAERTSVDLVALRCHVPDDVSAARLSTRASGPSDADLDIATAMAAREVAWPEAVALDTSGTLDSAVARALAAVRPWGAGQAPVFRRPYMEPD, from the coding sequence ATGACTGACCCCGGCCACCACGGGCCACCGCCCCCGCGCGCGGAGGTGTGCGAGACCCATACCGCGATCGTGTTCTTCGCCGGGGACCGCGCCTACAAGGTCAAGAAACCGGTCGACCTGGGATTCCTGGACTACACCACGCGGGCGGCGCGCAGGACAGCGTGCGAACGCGAAGTCGCTCTCAACCGCCGTTTCGCCCCCGACGTCTACCTGGGCCTGGGCGAGTTCAGCAGCCCGGACGCCGAAGGTCCCGAGCCGCTCGTGGTGATGCGACGCATGGCCGCGGACCGGCGCCTTTCCCGTCTGGTACGAGAAGGGGCCGTCCCGGACGGCGTCCTTCGGGCCGTCGCCCGGGACCTCGCCGCGTGGCACGCGGACGCGCCCCGTGGCCGGGATGTGGACGAGCAGGGCACGCGGGACGCCCTGTCGTCGCGGTGGGAGGCCAGCTTCGCGCAGATCCACGCGCTCGCCGACGACGGCTCCGTGCCCGAGGGGATGACGGAGACGGAACAACTGGTGCGCCGCTTTCTCGCAGGCCGCGAGCGGTTGTTCGCGTCCCGTATCGAGCAAGGGCGGGTGGTCGACGGCCACGGTGACCTGCTCGCCGAGGACATCTTCTGCCTCGACGACGGCCCCCGCGTCCTGGACTGCCTGGAGTTCGACGACCGGTTGCGCTACGTCGACGGCCTGGACGACGCCGCCTTCCTCGCCATGGACCTGGAACAGCTCGGCGCCCCGGAGGCCGCCGCCTACTTCCTCGCGCAGTACAGCGAGTACTCCGGTGATCCGGCTCCGGCGTCGCTGTGGCACCACTACGTCGCCTACCGCGCGTTCGTCCGCGCCAAGGTCTCCCTGATCCAAGCCGGCCAGGGCGCGCCGGGCGCGGAGGCGGCGTCACGAAGGCTGGTCTCGACGACGCTGCGCCACCTGCGCACCTCCGCCGTCGGCCTGACCGTCGTCGGTGGGATGCCGGGCAGCGGGAAGTCCACCCTCTCCGGCGCGCTGGCCGACCGGCTGGGGGTCACCCTGCTCAGCAGCGACCGCGTCCGCAAGGAACTGGCGGGCATTCCCGCGGAACAGTCCGCGGCGGCCGGCTACGGCGAAGGGCTGTACACACCCGAGTGGACCGCCAGAACCTACGCCACCCTCCTCGACCGGGCGGCCGCCCTGCTGTCCGCCGGCGAGTCGGTCGTCCTCGACGCCACCTGGTCCGATACGGCACAGCGTGAGGCGGCACGGCGCGTGGCCGAACGCACCAGCGTCGACCTGGTGGCCCTGCGCTGCCATGTTCCGGACGACGTGTCAGCGGCCCGACTGAGCACGCGCGCCTCCGGCCCGTCCGACGCCGACCTCGACATCGCCACCGCCATGGCGGCCAGAGAAGTTGCGTGGCCCGAGGCCGTCGCCCTCGACACCAGTGGCACGTTGGATTCCGCGGTCGCCCGGGCGCTGGCAGCTGTACGTCCCTGGGGCGCCGGCCAGGCCCCAGTCTTCCGCCGCCCCTACATGGAGCCGGACTGA
- a CDS encoding universal stress protein, with protein sequence MQPAITVGLDGSPESLAAARWAADEAEKRKLTLRLLHAWPLLAPEPARVPSEVDQNYWAKRLVHTAQTELQARHPGLSVVGNLVADNAQNALLQAASESEMTVLGSRGLEPVQSYFLGDISMPVVARAERPVVLVRAESREEGTPPAPAKGVVVALKLHGSSDGLLDFAFHTAAARGVPLLAVHGRSVPLHARVPWGVDHNVTEEITRDVHKQLSKALRPWREKYPQVDVADSIRLASPAKAAVQAAEGATLLVVGRRAHRHDVAPHLGHVTHAAIHHGRCPVAVVPHD encoded by the coding sequence ATGCAGCCAGCGATCACCGTGGGCCTTGATGGCTCACCCGAGAGTCTTGCCGCCGCCCGCTGGGCGGCCGACGAGGCGGAGAAGCGCAAGCTCACTCTGCGCCTGCTGCACGCCTGGCCGCTGCTGGCACCGGAACCGGCCCGCGTCCCCTCGGAAGTCGATCAGAACTACTGGGCGAAGCGCCTCGTCCACACCGCGCAGACGGAGCTGCAGGCACGCCACCCGGGCCTGTCCGTTGTCGGGAACCTGGTTGCCGACAACGCCCAGAACGCTCTGCTCCAAGCGGCGTCGGAGTCCGAGATGACCGTGCTCGGTTCTCGGGGGCTGGAGCCGGTGCAGAGTTATTTCCTGGGCGACATCAGCATGCCGGTGGTGGCACGGGCCGAGCGGCCGGTCGTACTGGTCCGCGCTGAGAGCCGGGAGGAGGGGACACCCCCGGCACCCGCGAAAGGCGTGGTCGTGGCCCTGAAGCTGCACGGATCCTCCGACGGCCTGCTCGACTTCGCGTTCCACACCGCTGCGGCCAGGGGGGTTCCCCTGCTGGCCGTCCACGGCCGAAGCGTGCCGCTCCACGCACGTGTGCCCTGGGGTGTGGATCACAACGTCACCGAAGAGATCACGCGGGACGTGCACAAGCAGCTGAGCAAGGCGCTCCGCCCCTGGCGCGAGAAGTACCCGCAGGTGGACGTGGCCGACAGCATCCGTCTCGCAAGCCCCGCCAAGGCAGCCGTGCAGGCCGCCGAAGGCGCCACGCTGCTGGTCGTCGGCCGACGGGCACACCGGCACGACGTGGCACCCCACCTGGGCCACGTGACCCATGCCGCCATCCATCACGGGCGCTGCCCCGTCGCCGTCGTCCCTCATGACTGA
- a CDS encoding universal stress protein, with protein sequence MTIPLVVGIDGSEASLEAVDWAADDAARHGLPLHLLYAAAGDHEASAVISAASERAREHAPTVPLSKEVLHGDAASALVDKGRNAFALALGSRGLGDLADMLLGSVSLSVAARADCPVVVVRGAPEHRDGRFGNIVVGVEEGEGSGTALQFALREAYVRSCRLTAVHAWNPSSRALTTRPAPSWYAMEAHRRPPSQVLDDALHGMAERYRDARVSSTVIEGPARRALLDAAAKADLLVVGARRRQGHPGLQLGLINHALLHHAPCPVAVVPQI encoded by the coding sequence GTGACGATTCCCCTGGTGGTCGGCATCGACGGGTCAGAGGCGAGCCTGGAGGCAGTGGACTGGGCCGCCGACGACGCGGCCCGGCATGGGTTGCCGCTCCACCTCCTGTACGCGGCAGCGGGGGACCACGAGGCGTCTGCCGTGATCAGCGCTGCTTCGGAACGTGCCAGGGAGCACGCTCCCACGGTGCCGCTGTCGAAGGAGGTACTGCACGGGGACGCGGCCTCCGCCCTGGTCGACAAGGGACGCAACGCCTTCGCACTGGCGCTCGGGTCCAGAGGGCTCGGAGACCTCGCCGACATGCTCCTGGGCTCGGTCAGCCTGTCCGTGGCGGCACGAGCGGACTGCCCGGTCGTCGTGGTGCGCGGTGCCCCGGAGCACCGGGACGGCCGGTTCGGGAACATCGTCGTCGGTGTCGAGGAGGGGGAGGGCAGCGGCACGGCCTTGCAGTTCGCGTTGCGGGAGGCTTACGTGCGGAGCTGCCGGCTGACGGCGGTGCACGCCTGGAATCCGTCATCCAGGGCTCTCACCACGCGGCCGGCTCCGTCGTGGTACGCCATGGAGGCCCACCGGCGCCCACCGTCCCAGGTGCTCGACGACGCCCTGCACGGCATGGCGGAGCGGTATCGCGACGCCCGGGTGAGTTCCACGGTGATCGAGGGTCCGGCCCGCCGGGCGTTGCTGGACGCGGCGGCGAAGGCGGACCTGCTGGTCGTCGGCGCCCGCAGGCGACAGGGGCACCCGGGCCTGCAGCTGGGCCTGATCAATCACGCACTCCTGCATCATGCGCCGTGTCCGGTCGCGGTCGTACCCCAGATATGA
- a CDS encoding Rv1733c family protein, producing the protein MSAQGSPYASGPPSGRGDNVPKGANPLRRTSDRLECWLRRVLMVVLVVGLPAAAVSAGLASYEASMRTVRAQAAERHEVTARLTARVKSDDELAKRPAQVRWTDADGDVRTGAALVKPGTPKGATVRVWVTRDGTVTSPPVSTLNATTSGWMVGGMAAFGVAAGSYAARAGMRLVLDRRRYARWDAEWDLVEPQWSARFRR; encoded by the coding sequence ATGAGCGCACAAGGTTCGCCGTACGCGTCCGGTCCGCCGTCCGGGCGCGGCGATAACGTGCCCAAGGGCGCGAACCCCCTGAGACGCACGTCCGACAGGCTCGAATGCTGGCTCCGCCGCGTCCTGATGGTCGTACTCGTCGTCGGGTTGCCGGCAGCCGCGGTCAGCGCTGGACTGGCATCGTATGAGGCGTCGATGCGCACCGTGCGAGCCCAGGCGGCGGAACGGCACGAGGTCACCGCCCGGCTGACGGCGCGTGTCAAGAGCGACGACGAGCTGGCGAAGCGACCGGCGCAGGTTCGCTGGACCGATGCCGACGGCGACGTCCGCACGGGGGCGGCCCTTGTGAAGCCAGGAACTCCCAAGGGCGCCACCGTGCGTGTGTGGGTGACACGGGACGGAACCGTCACCAGTCCGCCGGTGAGCACGCTCAATGCGACGACCAGTGGCTGGATGGTGGGCGGTATGGCGGCGTTCGGCGTGGCCGCCGGCTCCTACGCGGCCCGGGCGGGCATGCGCCTGGTCCTGGACCGGAGAAGGTATGCGCGGTGGGACGCCGAGTGGGACCTGGTGGAACCGCAGTGGTCCGCGCGCTTTCGCCGGTGA
- a CDS encoding nicotinate phosphoribosyltransferase, which yields MTPMSDATTTDLYEVTMAMSYLREGRTGPATFSLFVRNLPPERGFLVAAGLESALDYLAGFHVGPEDVDAFASALHRPPRDLEPLLGLRFTGQVRAVPEGRIVLAGEPLLEVTGPLPQAQLVESYVLNLLSHQTAIASKAARCVLAAAGRPVVDFSLRRTHGPQAGFHAARLGAMVGFAGTSNVAAATAEDIPAVGTMAHSFVEAFASEEDAFRAFARCHPGPVTLLVDTYDTEEGVRVAARVLRDLGRGAGSAVRLDSGDLGDLAVRARSILDDAGLPEVRIVASGGLDEYAVDDLVRSGAPIDTYAVGTRVGVSADAPYLDSAYKLVEFDGRPVMKLSSAKVTAPGRKQVFRRPGCADVIALADEQPPDDSVPLLETVMRNGRRTGRRPTLDECQERFAADLGELPSAALRVRGPVAPLATTSERLSVLTARVRRRIEDQMLPAASARQAPERAPSGSHRSIPR from the coding sequence GTGACACCGATGTCGGATGCGACGACCACCGATCTGTACGAAGTCACGATGGCCATGTCCTACCTGCGGGAGGGAAGGACCGGCCCCGCGACGTTCAGCCTCTTCGTCCGCAACCTGCCCCCGGAGCGCGGCTTCCTGGTGGCGGCGGGGCTCGAGTCGGCACTCGACTACCTGGCCGGCTTTCATGTCGGCCCCGAGGACGTCGACGCGTTCGCCTCAGCGCTGCACCGTCCGCCACGGGATCTGGAGCCTTTGCTCGGCCTGAGGTTCACCGGCCAGGTGCGGGCGGTACCGGAGGGACGGATCGTGCTCGCGGGTGAGCCGCTGCTGGAGGTGACCGGGCCTCTTCCGCAGGCGCAGTTGGTCGAGTCGTATGTTCTCAACCTGCTCAGCCATCAGACGGCGATCGCTTCGAAGGCCGCACGCTGCGTGCTCGCGGCGGCCGGGCGCCCGGTCGTCGACTTCTCCCTGCGGCGCACCCACGGTCCGCAGGCGGGGTTCCACGCTGCTCGGCTGGGTGCGATGGTCGGCTTCGCCGGGACCAGCAACGTGGCGGCGGCCACCGCTGAGGACATCCCCGCCGTCGGCACGATGGCCCACTCCTTCGTGGAGGCGTTCGCCTCGGAGGAGGACGCGTTCCGCGCCTTCGCCCGGTGCCACCCCGGCCCGGTGACCCTGCTGGTGGACACCTACGACACGGAGGAAGGCGTCCGTGTCGCGGCACGCGTCCTGCGGGACCTTGGCCGCGGGGCCGGCTCCGCCGTGCGGCTGGACAGCGGTGACCTCGGCGATCTGGCGGTACGGGCCCGGTCGATCCTCGACGACGCGGGTCTGCCGGAGGTGCGGATCGTCGCCAGTGGTGGTCTCGACGAGTACGCCGTGGACGACCTCGTGCGCTCCGGAGCACCGATCGACACGTACGCCGTGGGCACGCGCGTCGGCGTTTCGGCCGACGCGCCGTACCTGGACTCCGCGTACAAGCTGGTGGAGTTTGACGGCCGCCCGGTGATGAAGCTGTCGTCGGCGAAGGTGACGGCACCCGGCCGCAAGCAGGTTTTCCGCCGCCCCGGCTGCGCCGACGTGATCGCTCTCGCCGACGAGCAGCCCCCCGACGACAGCGTTCCGCTGCTGGAGACGGTGATGCGGAACGGGCGGCGCACGGGCAGGAGGCCCACGCTCGACGAGTGCCAGGAGAGATTCGCCGCTGACCTGGGAGAGCTGCCCTCGGCCGCGCTCCGGGTCCGAGGTCCAGTCGCGCCCCTGGCGACGACCTCCGAGCGACTGAGCGTACTCACGGCCCGCGTCCGGCGACGCATCGAGGACCAGATGCTGCCGGCCGCCTCCGCGCGGCAAGCCCCAGAACGAGCCCCATCAGGGTCGCATCGGTCCATACCGAGGTGA
- a CDS encoding DUF1876 domain-containing protein: MPHTLEWTVRLHLFEDDAGTTKAHLILDTGTTELTGHGTAHCHPADSNVPEIGDELAAGRAMNDLAVQLLKTAERDIEGMGAPRPRGREVAGWPT; this comes from the coding sequence ATGCCGCATACGTTGGAATGGACGGTTCGTCTTCATCTGTTCGAGGACGATGCGGGAACGACGAAGGCACATCTGATCCTGGACACCGGCACCACAGAACTCACCGGTCACGGGACCGCGCACTGCCATCCGGCGGACTCGAACGTGCCGGAGATTGGTGACGAACTGGCAGCGGGCCGGGCCATGAACGACCTGGCCGTGCAGCTACTGAAGACCGCCGAGCGCGACATCGAGGGCATGGGCGCACCGCGGCCACGCGGCCGGGAGGTCGCCGGGTGGCCCACGTGA
- a CDS encoding Hsp20/alpha crystallin family protein → MTHPARHSRGGLPAALRELEDLRTRVDQLMHAAFPGGGFPGFGVAEPWAPLADVEDTEDAYLVELELPGVDKDQITVEVAEGELDIHGEIREKEHTGAVRRQTRHIGQFDYRTVLPPNSDTEHISADLNNGVLTVKVPKTEKGKAQRIEITG, encoded by the coding sequence ATGACACATCCCGCACGACACAGCAGAGGTGGGCTTCCGGCCGCCCTGCGGGAGCTGGAGGACCTGCGCACCAGGGTGGACCAGCTCATGCACGCCGCCTTTCCCGGCGGCGGATTCCCCGGGTTCGGCGTGGCCGAGCCATGGGCGCCCCTTGCCGACGTCGAGGACACCGAGGACGCCTACCTGGTGGAACTGGAGCTGCCCGGAGTGGACAAGGACCAGATCACCGTGGAGGTCGCCGAGGGCGAACTCGATATCCACGGTGAGATCAGGGAGAAGGAACACACCGGGGCGGTCCGCCGGCAGACCCGTCACATCGGCCAGTTCGACTACCGCACGGTTCTGCCGCCGAACTCCGACACTGAACACATCAGCGCGGATCTGAACAACGGAGTCCTCACGGTGAAGGTCCCCAAGACCGAGAAGGGCAAGGCTCAGCGCATCGAGATCACCGGCTGA
- a CDS encoding DUF1918 domain-containing protein codes for MRAHLGDQLVIERTTTGAAKRDGEIVGLHHEDGTPPYDVRWSDTDEVTLVFPGPDAHIRHLEHGEHGEHGGTDAPDGSDTAEANVMQPRAPGPGDIGRRVAVERHRQRLSREETARRARMSPGYLEYLESRPGDPSVATLIRLADALGTTVSTLRGGGMDLPPGQGQALLHPQLRDIGPKECRTLLSTHGVGRIAVSASDGRPAVVPVNYDVVDDAIVFRTAPESTPAAAVGTEVAFEVDHMDEAMSQGWSVLTIGLASVVTDPDTVRRLSEHAHTTPWPGGARDMWVSIRPAHLTGRRITPADG; via the coding sequence ATGCGAGCTCACCTCGGCGACCAACTCGTCATCGAACGCACAACGACCGGCGCCGCCAAGCGCGACGGCGAGATCGTCGGACTCCATCACGAGGACGGAACGCCCCCTTACGACGTGCGCTGGTCGGACACGGACGAAGTGACGCTCGTGTTCCCCGGGCCCGACGCACACATCCGTCATCTCGAACACGGCGAACACGGCGAGCACGGGGGCACCGACGCCCCGGACGGCAGCGACACGGCCGAGGCGAACGTGATGCAGCCCAGGGCACCCGGCCCCGGTGACATCGGCCGACGTGTGGCCGTTGAACGCCACAGGCAGCGGCTCAGCCGCGAGGAGACGGCCCGCCGCGCCCGGATGTCCCCCGGTTACCTGGAGTACCTGGAGTCACGGCCGGGCGACCCGAGTGTGGCGACCCTCATCAGGCTGGCCGACGCGCTGGGCACCACCGTCTCCACGCTGCGCGGCGGAGGAATGGATCTGCCACCCGGCCAAGGCCAGGCGCTGCTGCACCCTCAGCTACGGGACATCGGCCCGAAGGAATGCCGCACCTTGCTCTCCACCCACGGCGTGGGACGCATCGCGGTGTCGGCCTCCGACGGCCGCCCGGCGGTCGTGCCGGTCAACTACGACGTCGTGGATGACGCGATCGTCTTCCGGACCGCGCCGGAATCCACACCCGCCGCAGCCGTCGGAACCGAGGTCGCCTTCGAGGTCGATCACATGGACGAGGCCATGAGTCAGGGCTGGAGCGTCCTCACCATCGGCCTCGCGAGCGTCGTGACGGATCCTGACACCGTGCGCAGGCTCAGCGAACACGCCCACACCACGCCCTGGCCGGGCGGTGCACGCGACATGTGGGTGTCGATCCGGCCCGCACACCTCACCGGCCGCCGCATCACTCCAGCCGATGGATGA
- a CDS encoding Acg family FMN-binding oxidoreductase, with protein MSQPAPSNEWVAAVVCDAVAAPSMHNVQPWRFRYLRQSRAFEVWADFERAMPHSDPDTHGLHLGCGAALLNLRAAIAHAGWNPETRLLPDLTDRALLASVRLAGRTNGVSGLGALYPAIRQRHSSRYPFEERQIPEAVRAALAASARVEGAALTFPDSWHLCEVLELVQEAEARNITDRGSDQDLARWTRIDAPSVTTADDGVPHYAFGPRKRGGKAPMRDFAGPRQVAGRDAADFEQNPQLALISTDHDRPEDWLRAGQAMERVLLLATHEGLASSFVTQPLEWTDLRWPVRDPMTGTGYTQVLLRLGYGPNGPSTPRRPVPEVLDIEA; from the coding sequence ATGAGCCAACCAGCACCATCCAACGAATGGGTGGCCGCTGTGGTATGCGACGCGGTGGCCGCGCCGTCGATGCACAACGTGCAGCCCTGGCGCTTCCGTTATCTCCGGCAGAGCCGCGCTTTCGAGGTGTGGGCCGACTTCGAGCGCGCCATGCCGCACTCCGACCCCGATACCCACGGCCTTCATCTCGGCTGCGGTGCCGCCCTGTTGAACCTGAGGGCCGCCATCGCCCACGCGGGCTGGAACCCGGAAACCCGGCTACTGCCCGACCTCACCGACCGGGCACTCCTCGCGAGCGTGCGGTTGGCCGGCCGTACGAACGGTGTGAGCGGCCTCGGCGCGCTGTATCCGGCGATCCGCCAACGGCACAGCAGCCGCTACCCGTTCGAGGAGAGACAGATCCCCGAGGCCGTGCGGGCGGCACTCGCCGCGAGTGCTCGCGTCGAGGGAGCGGCACTGACGTTCCCCGACTCATGGCATCTGTGCGAAGTGCTGGAACTGGTTCAGGAAGCCGAGGCACGCAACATCACCGACCGCGGCAGCGACCAGGACCTGGCCCGGTGGACGCGTATCGACGCCCCGTCGGTGACCACCGCCGACGACGGAGTCCCGCACTACGCCTTCGGGCCGCGCAAGCGCGGGGGCAAGGCGCCCATGCGCGACTTCGCCGGCCCCCGGCAGGTGGCGGGACGTGACGCAGCGGACTTCGAGCAGAACCCTCAGCTGGCTCTCATCAGCACGGATCACGACCGCCCCGAGGACTGGCTCCGCGCCGGCCAGGCAATGGAACGCGTCCTGCTGCTGGCCACCCACGAGGGCCTCGCCAGCTCCTTCGTGACCCAGCCTCTCGAATGGACGGACCTGCGCTGGCCAGTGCGCGACCCGATGACCGGGACGGGCTACACGCAGGTCCTGCTGCGCCTGGGCTACGGCCCCAACGGTCCCAGCACGCCGCGCCGCCCTGTGCCGGAGGTACTCGACATCGAAGCCTGA